From Triticum urartu cultivar G1812 chromosome 2, Tu2.1, whole genome shotgun sequence, a single genomic window includes:
- the LOC125534004 gene encoding transcription factor MYB93-like, with protein MGRSPCCCRDADVKKGPWTEEEDKTLVEHIQKRGGDVGSWRRLPKAAGLNRCGKSCRLRWTNYLRPDIKRGNFTDEEERLIITLHAGLGNKWATIATHLEGRTDNEIKNYWNTHIRKKLLRMGVDPVTHQQLPPGQSHHHLNATSIAHHPGALLWAAAATSLGSLDTGALMQAQLLQQLLQVIGSNNGASGLIANLAAANAMLNSSGSMVPNLLQEQDQMNCLQPGYLCNTSNFAEQHVPQQQLTNDTSPGTSSFAAAKQADQLCCTATSFASHDVAPVGNWSPAQEFGGLLEPMMELPDLCSLESDSFWKDILEDSYRL; from the exons ATGGGGAGGTCGCCGTGCTGCTGCCGCGACGCCGACGTGAAGAAGGGACCATGGACGGAGGAGGAAGACAAGACGCTGGTGGAGCACATCCAGAAGCGCGGCGGGGACGTCGGCAGCTGGCGCCGCCTGCCCAAGGCCGCCGGCCTCAACCGCTGCGGCAAGAGCTGCCGCCTCCGCTGGACCAACTACCTCCGCCCCGACATCAAGCGCGGCAACTTCACTGACGAAGAGGAGCGCCTCATCATCACCCTACACGCCGGCCTTGGCAACAA GTGGGCAACGATCGCGACGCACCTGGAGGGCCGGACGGATAACGAGATCAAGAACTACTGGAACACGCACATCCGCAAGAAGCTCCTACGCATGGGCGTCGACCCAGTGACGCATCAGCAGCTGCCACCCGGCCAGAGTCACCACCACCTCAACGCCACCTCCATCGCCCACCACCCCGGGGCGCTCCTCTGGGCTGCGGCGGCTACAAGCCTCGGCAGCTTGGACACCGGCGCCCTTATGCAGGCGCAACTTCTACAACAGCTCCTCCAGGTCATCGGATCCAACAATGGCGCCAGCGGCCTCATCGCCAACCTAGCTGCAGCAAACGCAATGCTAAACTCAAGCGGTAGCATGGTTCCGAACCTCTTGCAGGAGCAGGACCAGATGAACTGCCTGCAGCCGGGTTACCTCTGCAACACCTCCAATTTTGCAGAGCAGCACGTGCCGCAACAGCAGCTGACCAACGACACGTCTCCGGGAACGAGCTCCTTTGCAGCAGCTAAACAGGCTGACCAGCTCTGCTGTACTGCAACTTCATTTGCATCGCATGATGTTGCACCCGTGGGTAACTGGTCGCCCGCGCAGGAGTTTGGTGGCTTGCtggagcccatgatggagctgccCGATCTGTGCTCTCTAGAGAGTGATTCTTTCTGGAAGGACATACTGGAGGACAGCTACCGTTTGTAG